CCACGACGGGATGGTGCCGACCAGTTGGTTGCGGGACAAGTCAAGGACCTCCATGTTCTTGCATTGAGACAACCATTCCGGAACCCTGCCCTTGAGAGCACAATCACCAAGGTCCAGCACCACGAGGCTCTTGAACCCAGCAATAATGCCATCACCGGGTAGCTCCTCGCCACCGAAATTCTTGGTGAGAATCAGCGTGCTAAGGTTCTGGCACCCACGCAGCATGGTGAGCGCCCCTGAGATGTTGTGCAAGCTGTTGTAGCCGAGGTCGAGTTCCTCCAGCCGCATGAGACCCGCGAGGGAGGCTCCTGGGATGGGCCCCACAAGGCCGCGCCCAGGGAGGCGCAACGCCGTGACGCGGCCGTCGGTCCCGTCACAACCCACGCCATCCCAGCCGCAGCACATGTCGCCGGACCAGGCGGCACGAAGGAGAACGGCCCCCCTGCTAAGGTTCCCGGCGAAGCCCCGCAGCGCATGTAGGTCGTCGGGGTGGCACGAAGTCGCGCGCGCCTCGGGCAAGAGAACCgccaagaagaggaggaggagcaggcagcATTTCACCATGGGATTCATTGAGCTCTAGTGAGTGATTCACGGGCGCTCTTGGTGTACAAACTGCTTGGGTGTTGCATCTATCGTTATTTATAGTTTCTACAACATGTGCGTTGTTGCAAGTAGTAGAGAGTGAGTGGCCACCCCACGAACAAGTAAGTGCCTGCCATTGATTTCATTTTGATCTGTGTCTGTCGACTGGGCTGAAATTCGTGGgcgccaactcctcctcctcctcatctatCTTTTACTTTACTTCCCATCAATCAAAAAGTGAAAGAAAAAAAACGTATACTTTACTTGTCGAGAGAGAGCACCTGGCCTTCTTATAGTGCTCATGCTTCTTGTCTTCATTGTCCTTTCGTCGACACCTGTTTTCTACCCATAGCCCATAGGATGTATCTTGTCAAACTTTCTCGAGGCGTCCGGGGACAAAATACGTTTGAATTCCTCCAAATTCCTTGTTGAATGGATGCACCTTATCTTAATTTTCTCTAGCAAAGTGGAAATGTATCTCAATATATATATGTCCAAGGGAAGGGATCCTATGCTATGCTCTTCATAATTCGTCCTCTCTACTTGCCAAACTGACGGGTTGATTTTACACTTGGTTTATATCCTTGAGCACTTCTATCAGTTGCAGGCCCGCTCTCTTTTCATATGTGGACAACATGCCAGGATCATATTCTAGAGCCCACGTCATCTACAAATAGCAAACATGATAATTGGTCAGTGTTCACCAACCAGGGTCAATCTTTGTAAAGCAGAGTTAAAACTTAAAGAAACATGAAGTGCTGTTCCTTAAGACATGAGACAACCAGGGTCGTATAGTTGGCTGGCCTTTTACTGGACGCCTCCTTTACACAGAACAGTTTGCAACAATGCTAATAACTAGCTAGCGCTTAAAAAATCCATGGATTCAATCCAACTAAGCTTGAGTGTGATTGTTTACCAGTGGTAACCATCTTGACCCTTTTTGGCTGGCTGGTAATACCATTCGTTTATTTTGTGGATACAAAACAACCCTGACCATACAAAAAACAGTAAGTACTccttctgtaaactaatataagaatgtTTACTAATATAAGGGAGTAGTAAATATGCATTACGTTGAATGGCTTCCGTGACTAAACCTGGTTCTTAACAACCTCAAAAAAGTCATGGTATCACTAAAGATAACGAAAGAAAATATCTGAATATGGCATCTAAGACATAGTGAAAGCGCATTTGAATTTGGTCCATAGATCACCCGCAAGATTTAGGATTCTCATCTCAAACAGAAAACACCAGAAGATATAGTATTCAGCACAAACTTTGATCTTTTACCATACCATTTCTAGGGGCGTAAACATACACAGCTTCGACGATTTGTTCGAATTTGCCCCAGCTTCCACTGCGAGGGAACATACCAGAGTTTGAATACAAGACAGTGAGACTTTTGAATTCTCTTTCAACTATAGTACATAAAGCCACAACACACGAAGCCTCTTCTGAACTTTTAACTATGGCTACTGCTCCCTGTCCTGTTATATCCAGGGAGATTCAGATACAACTCTCAAGCTTGTTATTTCCTTGCTGCAAGCCTGCAAATCCTCATAGGTTTCTGTCAGTGTTTGTTTGGGTCAGCCGCGGACATTGTTGCTTGGTCATAGCGACCGCCTTTCACGGTGCCTCCTGAAGAAGCGGTGGCTCAGGGCTTCCTGAGCGGTCAGCCTGGCCGAAGGCTCGTATGCCAGGAGGCCCTGCAGCAGCCCGATCAGGTCCCCAGCAGAGTGATCCACATGCTGCATCACCAGGTTCTGCATTGCAGGATTGGATGAAGGTGGTTATAAAACAATCCAACAAACTTAAGCAAATACCGTGTCACTGCGGTGGAGAAACACAAATACATCTTGAATCCAAACAAGGAAACTTAAGAGCCACTGGCACTAGATTTCAGGGCGAGAAAAAATAGAAATGCCCCAGAAACTAATAGGGAAAGCTCGTCCTGTTTGCGTACCTGGAGGCGAGGCAGCTTGAGAACAGCTCTCATGCTCTCTCGTGTCGTTGCACCTTCTGGCCAGTTCAACCTTCCTCTTCTGATGTACTTCTGCGCATGGTGGCTGAATTTACACAAGGCAAAAAGGTCAACCATCAAAACTAATCACATAGGTGGCATTAGATCCTAATAGTGGCAATAACACAGGTAGTGGATGATTAATAAACATACTCGGCTCTTTCCAGCATGTGCCGTGGGAGAGGACCTAgaaccctctccatcatcgccaAGTGCTCCAAGTTTTCATGGGTCTGGAATAATGTCTCACCCTGTAATACATAGAGGCCAGTTCAATCATACATGCACATGAACCTTTCCCAAGACAAAGACGGACAAGATATACAATCACATACCGAGCAAAGCTCAACGAGTATACAACCAATGCTCCATATATCACATGGGTAGCTCCACCCGTGCCCTAATACAAGACCAGGGAAAGTCAGTTCCAGTATTTAATAAAACAATCAGAAGTATGTGCACCCAATAGCCAGTCATGTCCAAATTCATACCCAAAATAACCTCAGGAGCACGGTAGTGCCTAGTAGAGACAATGTAGCTACAGTCTTGATGATCATATGCTGTGCTACCAAAGTCGATTAACTTGATCGCACTTGATTTTGGCACCTTCTTTGAGAATGATCCATCCTAGATTTTAAACATGTATacaattaggaaaaataatgcAGCGTGTTGTATCTAAAACAGAACTATACTGAACATGACTTTTATCTGCTTTGAACATGGTGCAAATTTTAAGGAAAAAAAAATCCTGCAACTTAACAGTTATTCGATGTTATGCAATGGTAATACATACCTTGTTTTCAGCTAACTTAGCATCTTCTGAAGAAACAAGGAGAATGTTCTCTGGTTTTAGATCAGTATGAATTAACTTCAGGGCATGCATAACTGCAATGAGATAAGATAAATATCAAGATACATGACACAGAAGCACATGAACCAAATTATGAGCACCCAAATACACACAAAAGCAGATAGCCTAAAAATCAggaataaaagagaagagaaaaatGTATGCAGAAACTTCTACTCATTTTTTTCCGAAAATGACAGAAAGAACCCAGTCCAAGATATGTTATAGAAGAATAAGCGCACAGAGAAAAAGAAAAGCAAACAAATAGAGAATCTTAATAGAAAACAAAGCAAGTACAAAATATATGAGGTTTGCAAAGGTACTGTCTCTACACACATGCGACAGATTCCAAAAGTTGCTCTCCAAGCTCACGAACTAGGTCGATTGGAAATGGGCGGTAGGCTGTTTTCCGCAGAAAGTCGTACAAGCTTGGGCCAAGCTTCTCGCATACCTGTTGAGTCATTGAAATTTATTGACTAACTGGACCCCAAGTCTAACAGACAAGTTGGGGAAATTCTATGAATCAAGCATATATACTTACAATACAAATATGGTTACGATAGTCAAACCAGTTCCGTATTTGCACACAGCTGCAAAAACACTCACGAGTATGTAACTTATTTCTTTAGCAACATGATGCGAAAAATAAATACACAATTTAGTCCATCCCGTACTTATTTATTTAGCTTCCTTGTGGAGGTAGGAGAGTTAGATGTATAACTTACTGTTTTCCTGTGGCGTCATTTCTTGCGAGCTTCTGCAGCACATCAATCTCTATCATTGCTGCGTCACTGTATTTGTTTACAGCACGAACAATTTTAATAGCTACCATTTCTTTTCTTTCTCTGTCCCAACATTCCAGTACCTGACCAAAAGTACCTAAACAGACAAAGATATTCCAATATTATTGTAGATATAAAATGGAAGTTAGTTGCTAGACAATATCAGGTGGATCTGAGCAACATTGGTGTCACAAATTCATTAATTTAAGATTTCACAAATCTATACTCGTGACCATAAGAAAATACTAACCTTCGCCCATCTTTCTGTATATTTTATCTGCAAAAATAGTGAGAAGGGGTATGAGAACAGAGCCTTCTAAGGAGCTCAATAATTTAAGACaatttgtgcaa
This window of the Triticum aestivum cultivar Chinese Spring chromosome 5D, IWGSC CS RefSeq v2.1, whole genome shotgun sequence genome carries:
- the LOC123122676 gene encoding phytosulfokine receptor 2 — translated: MNPMVKCCLLLLLFLAVLLPEARATSCHPDDLHALRGFAGNLSRGAVLLRAAWSGDMCCGWDGVGCDGTDGRVTALRLPGRGLVGPIPGASLAGLMRLEELDLGYNSLHNISGALTMLRGCQNLSTLILTKNFGGEELPGDGIIAGFKSLVVLDLGDCALKGRVPEWLSQCKNMEVLDLSRNQLVGTIPSWIGRLDHLCYLDLSNNTLVGEVPKSSKGLNTSGCSPGISFTNMSLYLKRSGTSILRRQLKHAPNVIAGTNNIVRSGSNNVVAGNDNTIIFGNNNAVSGSYQVVYGNNHVVTGDNHVVSGSNHAASGSHHVVIGKHNIVSGTHNDVGGSKNIVSGSNNVVSGSHNTVSGKNHFVTGHNKVVT
- the LOC123122677 gene encoding serine/threonine-protein kinase AFC2 isoform X1, whose amino-acid sequence is MATRCAAAADLPAGRPRKRARHGWDVAPATKAQITFCGQEVGDMTTMVLPSHPPDYTCFSLLSKGVARNASPPRREDDKDGHYVFAVGENLTSRYKIYRKMGEGTFGQVLECWDRERKEMVAIKIVRAVNKYSDAAMIEIDVLQKLARNDATGKHCVQIRNWFDYRNHICIVCEKLGPSLYDFLRKTAYRPFPIDLVRELGEQLLESVAFMHALKLIHTDLKPENILLVSSEDAKLAENKDGSFSKKVPKSSAIKLIDFGSTAYDHQDCSYIVSTRHYRAPEVILGHGWSYPCDIWSIGCILVELCSGETLFQTHENLEHLAMMERVLGPLPRHMLERADHHAQKYIRRGRLNWPEGATTRESMRAVLKLPRLQNLVMQHVDHSAGDLIGLLQGLLAYEPSARLTAQEALSHRFFRRHRERRSL
- the LOC123122677 gene encoding serine/threonine-protein kinase AFC1 isoform X3 codes for the protein MGEGTFGQVLECWDRERKEMVAIKIVRAVNKYSDAAMIEIDVLQKLARNDATGKHCVQIRNWFDYRNHICIVCEKLGPSLYDFLRKTAYRPFPIDLVRELGEQLLESVAFMHALKLIHTDLKPENILLVSSEDAKLAENKDGSFSKKVPKSSAIKLIDFGSTAYDHQDCSYIVSTRHYRAPEVILGHGWSYPCDIWSIGCILVELCSGETLFQTHENLEHLAMMERVLGPLPRHMLERADHHAQKYIRRGRLNWPEGATTRESMRAVLKLPRLQNLVMQHVDHSAGDLIGLLQGLLAYEPSARLTAQEALSHRFFRRHRERRSL
- the LOC123122677 gene encoding serine/threonine-protein kinase AFC2 isoform X2, whose product is MCCRSSQEMTPQENIMHALKLIHTDLKPENILLVSSEDAKLAENKDGSFSKKVPKSSAIKLIDFGSTAYDHQDCSYIVSTRHYRAPEVILGHGWSYPCDIWSIGCILVELCSGETLFQTHENLEHLAMMERVLGPLPRHMLERADHHAQKYIRRGRLNWPEGATTRESMRAVLKLPRLQNLVMQHVDHSAGDLIGLLQGLLAYEPSARLTAQEALSHRFFRRHRERRSL